A region from the Candidatus Cloacimonadaceae bacterium genome encodes:
- a CDS encoding DUF4810 domain-containing protein, which translates to MRKLALLLIPFAFAACTVSKPYLYYGNYSRSYYNVVKKQDEASRAQFKQSLERVFARSAEYSIPVPPGLYCDYALLMLEENRLPDAKRYFELEKSNWAESAMFVDFLIQRYQLGIEEGQ; encoded by the coding sequence ATGAGAAAGCTGGCGCTGCTGCTGATCCCGTTTGCGTTTGCTGCCTGCACGGTTTCCAAGCCATATTTGTATTACGGAAACTATTCGAGGAGCTATTACAACGTTGTCAAAAAGCAGGATGAGGCTTCTCGGGCACAGTTTAAACAAAGCCTGGAACGCGTCTTTGCCCGTTCCGCGGAATATAGCATACCCGTCCCGCCTGGTCTCTATTGCGATTACGCGTTGCTGATGCTGGAAGAGAATCGCCTGCCGGATGCCAAACGCTACTTTGAACTGGAAAAAAGCAACTGGGCGGAATCCGCCATGTTCGTGGATTTTCTCATCCAGCGCTATCAACTGGGAATTGAGGAGGGACAATGA
- a CDS encoding DUF799 family lipoprotein: protein MIKRMILPLIVAAFFLLTGCVTNQYTLRETFPKMYENPPTVIIIMPPINQSTAAEAKEYFASSLSEAMGLTGYNPLSVESVFAVLRDEGLYDTETINDEVLKNLKKYFGADAVLVTQIERWDKSWFLLSGTLSITAKYMLYNTDTGEVMWDFTTITEVSLGSSNENLLVSIIESAVKTATEDYFEHARRSNILTFKNYIPHGKYHPLFGADGEATVPSSKVGNIKIAK, encoded by the coding sequence ATGATAAAACGCATGATCCTCCCCCTCATTGTGGCTGCCTTCTTCCTGCTAACCGGTTGCGTCACCAACCAATATACATTGCGTGAAACTTTCCCCAAAATGTATGAAAACCCGCCGACAGTGATCATAATCATGCCCCCGATCAACCAAAGCACCGCTGCCGAAGCCAAAGAATACTTCGCTTCATCCCTTTCCGAGGCGATGGGATTGACGGGCTATAATCCACTTTCCGTGGAATCCGTGTTTGCCGTGCTGCGGGATGAAGGCTTGTATGATACTGAAACAATAAACGATGAGGTGCTGAAAAACCTGAAGAAATACTTTGGTGCCGATGCGGTTCTGGTCACCCAGATCGAAAGATGGGACAAATCTTGGTTTCTGCTTTCCGGAACGCTGTCGATCACTGCCAAATACATGCTCTATAATACTGACACCGGCGAAGTGATGTGGGATTTCACGACCATTACGGAAGTGAGCCTGGGTTCATCCAACGAAAACCTGCTTGTCTCGATCATCGAATCCGCCGTCAAAACTGCTACCGAGGATTATTTTGAACACGCCCGCCGCTCCAATATTCTTACCTTCAAAAACTATATCCCGCATGGCAAATACCATCCCCTCTTTGGTGCCGACGGAGAAGCGACGGTTCCTTCCTCCAAAGTGGGAAACATCAAAATCGCAAAGTGA